In Streptomyces seoulensis, the following are encoded in one genomic region:
- the arsB gene encoding ACR3 family arsenite efflux transporter — translation MAFGLGLGRLLPGLGDGLARVTVSGVSLPIALGLLVMMYPVLAKVRYDRLDAVTRDPRLLVPSLVLNWLVGPALMFALAWLFLPGLPEYRTGLIIVGLARCIAMVIIWNDLACGDREAAAVLVALNSVFQVIAFGVLGWFYLTVLPGLLGLEQTALDVSGWAIARSVLVFLGIPLLAGFLTRRLGERARGRAWYEARFLPRIGPYALYGLLFTVVVLFALQGDAITSRPLDVARIALPLLVYFALMWAGSMVLGRVVGLNHAKATTLAFTAAGNNFELAIAVAVATFGATSGQALAGVVGPLIEVPVLIGLVHVALAARHRFPTPPAAVTPRDTARA, via the coding sequence ATGGCCTTCGGTCTCGGACTCGGCCGTCTCCTGCCGGGCCTCGGCGACGGCCTGGCGAGGGTCACCGTCAGCGGGGTCTCGCTGCCCATCGCGCTCGGCCTGCTGGTGATGATGTACCCGGTCCTGGCCAAGGTCCGCTACGACCGGCTGGACGCCGTCACCCGCGACCCGCGCCTGCTCGTGCCCTCCCTGGTCCTCAACTGGCTCGTGGGACCAGCCCTGATGTTCGCGCTGGCCTGGCTGTTCCTGCCCGGCCTGCCGGAGTACCGCACCGGGCTGATCATCGTCGGGCTGGCGCGCTGCATCGCCATGGTCATCATCTGGAACGACCTGGCCTGCGGCGACCGCGAGGCGGCCGCCGTCCTCGTCGCGCTCAACTCGGTGTTCCAGGTCATCGCCTTCGGCGTGCTGGGCTGGTTCTACCTCACCGTCCTGCCCGGCCTGCTCGGCCTGGAGCAGACCGCACTGGACGTGTCGGGGTGGGCGATCGCCCGCTCGGTGCTCGTCTTCCTCGGCATCCCGCTGCTCGCCGGGTTCCTCACCCGCCGCTTGGGCGAGAGGGCCAGGGGCCGCGCCTGGTACGAGGCCCGGTTCCTCCCCCGGATCGGACCGTACGCCCTGTACGGGCTGCTGTTCACCGTCGTCGTGCTGTTCGCCCTCCAGGGCGACGCCATCACCTCCCGGCCCCTCGACGTCGCCCGGATCGCGCTCCCGCTGCTGGTCTACTTCGCGCTGATGTGGGCCGGATCGATGGTGCTGGGACGAGTTGTCGGCCTGAACCACGCCAAAGCCACCACGCTCGCTTTCACGGCAGCGGGAAACAACTTCGAGCTGGCCATCGCCGTCGCCGTCGCCACCTTCGGCGCCACCAGCGGTCAGGCTCTCGCCGGCGTGGTCGGCCCGCTCATCGAGGTCCCCGTCCTCATCGGCCTGGTCCACGTCGCCCTCGCCGCCCGGCACCGCTTCCCAACGCCCCCCGCCGCCGTCACCCCCAGGGACACCGCCCGTGCCTGA
- a CDS encoding ArsR/SmtB family transcription factor: MSKQEVVALGRGAGDCGPGLLSTPLDEEQADSLAKVFKALGDPVRLRLLSMIASGAGGEVCVCDLTPAFDLSQPTISHHLKLLKQAGLIDSERRGTWVYYRLLPETTDRLAAILTRPAGAAS; encoded by the coding sequence ATGTCGAAACAAGAAGTCGTGGCGCTGGGCCGGGGCGCCGGGGACTGCGGCCCCGGTCTGCTGTCCACGCCGCTGGACGAGGAGCAGGCCGACTCCCTGGCCAAGGTGTTCAAGGCGCTGGGCGACCCGGTGCGCCTGAGGCTGCTGTCGATGATCGCCTCCGGGGCGGGCGGCGAGGTGTGCGTCTGCGACCTGACCCCGGCGTTCGACCTGTCGCAGCCGACGATCTCCCATCACCTCAAGCTGCTCAAGCAGGCCGGACTCATCGACTCCGAGCGGCGCGGGACCTGGGTGTACTACCGCCTGCTGCCGGAGACGACCGACCGTCTCGCGGCGATCCTCACCCGCCCCGCCGGAGCCGCATCGTGA
- a CDS encoding ArsI/CadI family heavy metal resistance metalloenzyme translates to MSRVQLALNVADLEASVTFYSKLFGAEPAKRRPGYANFALTEPPLKLVLIEGDPGQDTRLDHLGVEVPSTAEVDAATTRLKDAGLAAFEESDTSCCYALQDKVWVHGPGKEPWEVYVVKADTDRLTKDADTTAEACCDNTWDRSRRPAVTS, encoded by the coding sequence ATGTCCCGTGTTCAGCTTGCCCTCAACGTCGCCGACCTGGAAGCCTCGGTGACCTTCTACTCCAAGCTCTTCGGCGCGGAGCCGGCCAAGCGCCGCCCCGGCTACGCCAACTTCGCCCTCACCGAGCCCCCGCTCAAGCTCGTCCTCATCGAAGGCGACCCCGGCCAGGACACCCGCCTCGACCACCTCGGCGTCGAAGTCCCCTCCACCGCCGAGGTCGACGCCGCGACCACCCGCCTCAAGGACGCCGGACTCGCCGCCTTCGAGGAGAGCGACACCTCCTGCTGCTACGCCCTCCAGGACAAGGTCTGGGTCCACGGACCCGGCAAGGAGCCCTGGGAGGTCTACGTCGTCAAGGCCGACACCGACCGACTGACGAAGGACGCCGACACGACAGCCGAGGCGTGCTGCGACAACACCTGGGACCGGAGCCGGCGCCCGGCGGTGACGTCGTGA
- a CDS encoding aldo/keto reductase — MQQRSLRDLQVSAIGLGCMGMSAFYGTADQDEGVETIRRARELGIDFLDTAQMYGPLTNESLVGEAIRGHRDQYVLATKFNFRMDDAVPGDMSTVGRQDGSAEHVRASVEGSLQRLGTDHIDLYYQHRVDPNVPIEETVGALAELVAEGKIGHIGLSEAGAETLRRGNAVHPITAVQSEYSLWSRDVEAEVLPTCRELGIGFVAYSPLGRGFLAGRFSSPEELDKDDYRRNSPRFTDEHLQANLRLAAKVKEIAEKKGVTPAQLALAWVLAQGDHIVPIPGTKRRSYLEQNAAAVDIVLTPEELSAIDAELPEVSGERYDEAGMRAVNR; from the coding sequence ATGCAACAGCGCAGCCTGCGTGACCTGCAAGTTTCCGCAATAGGTCTGGGTTGTATGGGAATGTCGGCCTTCTATGGAACGGCCGACCAGGACGAGGGCGTGGAGACCATCCGGCGCGCCCGCGAGCTGGGCATCGACTTCCTGGACACGGCCCAGATGTACGGGCCGCTGACCAACGAGTCCCTGGTCGGCGAGGCGATCCGGGGCCACCGTGACCAGTACGTGCTGGCCACCAAGTTCAACTTCCGGATGGACGACGCGGTACCGGGCGACATGTCCACCGTGGGCCGCCAGGACGGCTCGGCCGAGCATGTCCGGGCCTCGGTGGAGGGCTCGCTCCAGCGGCTCGGCACCGACCACATCGACCTGTACTACCAGCACCGGGTCGACCCGAACGTACCGATCGAGGAGACGGTGGGCGCGCTGGCCGAGCTGGTCGCCGAGGGCAAGATCGGGCACATCGGACTGAGCGAGGCGGGCGCGGAGACGCTGCGCCGGGGCAACGCGGTCCACCCGATCACGGCCGTGCAGAGCGAGTACTCGCTGTGGTCGCGGGACGTGGAGGCGGAGGTGCTGCCGACCTGCCGCGAGCTGGGCATCGGCTTCGTCGCCTACTCCCCGCTCGGCCGGGGCTTCCTCGCGGGCCGCTTCTCCTCCCCCGAGGAGCTGGACAAGGACGACTACCGCCGCAACAGCCCCCGCTTCACCGACGAGCACCTCCAGGCCAACCTGCGCCTCGCGGCCAAGGTCAAGGAGATCGCCGAGAAGAAGGGCGTCACCCCGGCCCAGCTCGCCCTCGCCTGGGTCCTCGCCCAGGGCGACCACATCGTCCCGATCCCCGGCACCAAGCGCCGCTCCTACCTCGAACAGAACGCCGCCGCCGTCGACATCGTCCTCACCCCCGAGGAACTCTCCGCCATCGACGCGGAGTTGCCCGAGGTCTCGGGCGAACGGTACGACGAGGCGGGAATGCGCGCCGTCAACCGCTGA
- a CDS encoding cytochrome P450 family protein, giving the protein MTTGTGISRIALDPFVTDLDGESAALRAAGPLAAVELPGGVPVWAVTRHAEAKALLTDPRLVKDINVWGAWRRGEIPADWPLIGLANPGRSMLTVDGADHRRMRTLVAQALTPRRVELMRERIGKLTQDLLDALPADAGVVDLKAAFAYPLPMYVVAELMGIDEALLPRLKVLFEKFFSTQTPPAEVIATLTELAGMMAATVAAKRAEPGDDLTSALILASADGDHLTDEEIVATLQLMIAAGHETTISLIVNAVVNLSTHPGQRELVLSGQADWSAVVEETLRWSTPTSHVLIRFATEDVPVGDRVIPAGDALIVSYGALGRDEEAHGPSAGEFDITRESGNRHISFGHGPHVCPGAALSRLEAGVALPALYARFPQLDLAVPAAELRHKPVVTQNDLFELPVRLNG; this is encoded by the coding sequence ATGACCACCGGTACCGGGATTTCCCGTATCGCGCTCGACCCCTTCGTCACCGACCTGGACGGCGAGAGCGCGGCCCTGCGCGCGGCCGGACCGCTGGCGGCCGTGGAGCTGCCCGGCGGGGTGCCGGTGTGGGCCGTCACCCGGCACGCCGAGGCCAAGGCGCTGCTGACCGACCCGCGCCTGGTGAAGGACATCAATGTGTGGGGCGCCTGGCGGCGCGGCGAGATACCGGCGGACTGGCCGCTGATCGGGCTGGCCAACCCGGGCCGTTCGATGCTGACCGTGGACGGCGCGGACCACCGCCGGATGCGCACACTGGTGGCGCAGGCGCTCACCCCGCGCCGGGTGGAGCTGATGCGGGAGCGGATCGGCAAGCTCACCCAGGACCTGCTGGACGCGCTGCCCGCCGACGCCGGGGTGGTCGACCTGAAGGCGGCCTTCGCCTACCCGCTGCCGATGTACGTGGTGGCCGAGCTGATGGGCATCGACGAGGCGCTGCTGCCCCGGCTGAAGGTGCTGTTCGAGAAGTTCTTCTCCACCCAGACCCCGCCCGCCGAGGTCATAGCCACCCTGACCGAGCTGGCCGGGATGATGGCGGCGACCGTCGCGGCGAAGCGTGCCGAGCCGGGCGACGACCTCACCAGCGCGCTGATCCTCGCCTCGGCGGACGGCGACCACCTCACGGACGAGGAGATCGTCGCCACCCTCCAGCTGATGATCGCCGCCGGGCACGAGACGACGATCTCGCTGATCGTCAACGCGGTCGTCAACCTCTCCACCCACCCCGGTCAGCGGGAGCTGGTGCTGTCCGGGCAGGCGGACTGGTCGGCGGTGGTCGAGGAGACGCTGCGCTGGTCCACCCCGACCTCGCACGTGCTGATCCGGTTCGCCACCGAGGACGTGCCGGTCGGCGACCGCGTGATACCGGCCGGGGACGCGCTGATCGTGTCGTACGGCGCGCTCGGCCGCGACGAGGAGGCGCACGGGCCGAGCGCCGGGGAGTTCGACATCACGCGGGAGAGCGGGAACCGGCACATCTCCTTCGGCCACGGCCCGCACGTCTGCCCCGGCGCCGCGCTGTCCCGGCTGGAGGCGGGTGTGGCGCTGCCCGCGCTGTACGCCCGTTTCCCGCAGCTGGACCTCGCGGTCCCGGCGGCCGAGCTGCGCCACAAGCCCGTCGTCACCCAGAACGACCTGTTCGAGCTGCCCGTCCGCCTGAACGGGTGA
- a CDS encoding cytochrome P450, which produces MSEAVPLGGPRFQTEPACLYREMRRDHGSVVPVELDGGIPAWLVLGYRELHQVTGDPALFSRDSELWNQWENIPADWPLLPMIGHRQPSVLYTVGERHRQRAAMISNALESVDPFELRRQAERFADELIDTVCLSGEADLVAQYSSLLPVRVLAHLYGFPDDEGPGLVTALNDMIDGRERALAGQSHLASSMARLVADRAEKPADDVVSRMLADDSGFTAEEIVQDLMVMMAAGHQPTADWIGNSLRLMLTDDRFAASLFGGRNSVAEAMNEVLWEDTPTQNVAGRWAARDTHLGGRRVRAGDLLLLGLQGANSDPQVRTDASALTGGNNAHFSFGHGEHRCPFPAQEIAEVIARTGIEVVLDRLPDIDLAVSAGSLTRRPSPWLRGLTELPVRFTSTPALGGTSR; this is translated from the coding sequence ATGTCCGAGGCCGTTCCGCTCGGCGGACCCCGCTTCCAGACCGAACCCGCCTGCCTGTACCGGGAGATGCGGCGCGACCACGGTTCCGTCGTCCCGGTGGAGCTGGACGGCGGCATCCCGGCCTGGCTGGTGCTGGGCTACCGCGAGCTGCATCAGGTCACCGGTGATCCGGCGCTGTTCAGCCGGGACTCCGAGCTGTGGAACCAGTGGGAGAACATCCCGGCCGACTGGCCGCTGCTGCCGATGATCGGGCACCGCCAGCCCTCCGTCCTCTACACGGTCGGCGAACGGCACCGGCAGCGCGCGGCGATGATCAGCAACGCGCTGGAGTCGGTCGACCCCTTCGAACTCCGGCGCCAGGCCGAGCGGTTCGCGGACGAGCTGATCGACACCGTCTGTCTCTCCGGCGAGGCCGATCTGGTCGCCCAGTACTCGTCCCTGCTGCCGGTACGGGTCCTCGCGCACCTCTACGGCTTCCCGGACGACGAGGGGCCGGGGCTGGTCACCGCGCTCAACGACATGATCGACGGCCGGGAGCGGGCACTGGCCGGGCAGTCCCACCTCGCCTCCTCCATGGCCCGCCTGGTCGCCGACCGCGCCGAGAAGCCCGCCGACGACGTGGTCTCCCGGATGCTGGCGGACGACAGCGGGTTCACGGCCGAGGAGATCGTCCAGGACCTGATGGTGATGATGGCGGCCGGCCACCAGCCGACCGCCGACTGGATCGGCAACTCGCTGCGGCTGATGCTGACCGACGACCGGTTCGCGGCCTCCCTGTTCGGCGGCCGCAACAGCGTCGCGGAGGCGATGAACGAGGTGCTGTGGGAGGACACGCCCACGCAGAACGTGGCGGGCCGCTGGGCCGCGCGCGACACCCACCTCGGCGGGCGCCGGGTCCGCGCCGGTGACCTGCTGCTGCTCGGCCTCCAGGGCGCCAACTCCGACCCCCAGGTGCGTACTGACGCCTCCGCGCTGACCGGCGGCAACAACGCGCACTTCTCCTTCGGGCACGGCGAGCACCGCTGCCCCTTCCCGGCGCAGGAGATCGCCGAGGTCATCGCGCGCACCGGCATCGAGGTCGTCCTCGACCGGCTGCCGGACATCGACCTGGCGGTGTCCGCCGGGTCCCTCACCCGCCGGCCCTCGCCCTGGCTGCGCGGGCTGACCGAGCTGCCCGTGCGGTTCACTTCGACCCCTGCCCTGGGAGGCACGTCACGATGA
- a CDS encoding GTP-binding protein codes for MGASADNGLKIVVVGGFGVGKTTLVRSVSEIRPLNTEETMTQAGESVDDIAQVGGKTATTVAFDFGRITLDAHNVLYLFGAPGQERFWFLWDRLFSGTLGAVVLVDTRRIDDSWYAIDRLEHHGTPFIVACNDFGGPVRAGADVREALDLDPDVPLVDCDARSRESAKEVLITLVRHVQSRYATAAGVRGELV; via the coding sequence TTGGGTGCCTCCGCCGACAACGGTCTGAAGATCGTCGTCGTGGGCGGCTTCGGCGTCGGCAAGACCACGCTGGTCCGCTCGGTCAGCGAGATCCGTCCCCTCAACACCGAGGAGACGATGACGCAGGCGGGCGAGTCGGTGGACGACATCGCGCAGGTGGGCGGCAAGACGGCCACCACCGTAGCGTTCGACTTCGGCCGCATCACGCTGGACGCGCACAACGTGCTGTACCTGTTCGGCGCGCCCGGCCAGGAGCGGTTCTGGTTCCTGTGGGACCGGCTGTTCTCCGGCACGCTCGGCGCGGTCGTCCTGGTCGACACCCGGCGCATCGACGACTCCTGGTACGCCATCGACCGCCTGGAGCACCACGGCACGCCGTTCATCGTGGCCTGCAACGACTTCGGCGGCCCGGTGCGCGCGGGCGCGGACGTGCGCGAGGCGCTCGACCTCGACCCGGACGTGCCGCTCGTCGACTGCGACGCGCGGTCCCGCGAGTCGGCCAAGGAGGTCCTGATCACCCTGGTCCGTCATGTGCAGTCCCGGTACGCCACGGCCGCCGGGGTCAGAGGGGAACTGGTGTGA
- a CDS encoding DUF742 domain-containing protein translates to MSRPGRDDAPDRLYTITRGRIGTGAGSPLDLVTLIVAESAAATGMQSEHVAILRLTEFPTSVVEIAAELRLPVSITKVLLSDLLATGHVSARHPRRPAITDPDILEQVLVGLRNL, encoded by the coding sequence ATGAGCCGTCCGGGCAGGGACGACGCTCCCGACCGTCTCTACACCATCACGCGGGGACGGATCGGGACCGGCGCCGGCAGCCCGCTGGACCTGGTCACGCTGATCGTCGCCGAGTCGGCGGCGGCCACCGGCATGCAGTCGGAGCACGTGGCCATCCTGCGGCTGACGGAGTTCCCCACCTCCGTGGTGGAGATCGCCGCCGAGCTGCGCCTGCCCGTCAGCATCACCAAGGTGCTGCTGTCCGACCTGCTCGCCACCGGACATGTCAGCGCCCGTCATCCGCGCCGCCCCGCCATCACCGACCCCGACATCCTGGAGCAGGTGCTCGTTGGACTCCGCAATCTCTGA
- a CDS encoding roadblock/LC7 domain-containing protein, producing MTGPTTADDTLTWLLEGLLEKTPGARHALVLSRDGLKLCRTPELSVDQADQLAAIAAGIQSLSHGASMEFGDGSGGVRSAMAEFYGGVLFIVEAGEGAHLAVVTSEDADPGVVGHTMSELVEQLGEHLTAPPRSS from the coding sequence ATGACCGGCCCGACCACCGCGGACGACACGCTCACCTGGCTCCTCGAGGGCCTGCTGGAGAAGACTCCGGGCGCCCGGCACGCGCTCGTCCTCTCCCGCGACGGCCTCAAGCTGTGCCGCACCCCGGAGTTGTCCGTCGACCAGGCGGACCAGCTCGCCGCCATCGCCGCCGGCATCCAGTCGCTGTCGCACGGGGCGTCCATGGAGTTCGGCGACGGCAGCGGCGGCGTCCGCTCGGCGATGGCCGAGTTCTACGGCGGTGTGCTGTTCATCGTCGAGGCCGGCGAGGGCGCCCATCTGGCCGTGGTCACCAGCGAGGACGCCGATCCGGGCGTGGTCGGCCACACGATGAGCGAACTGGTGGAGCAGCTCGGCGAACACCTGACCGCGCCGCCCCGCTCGTCATGA
- a CDS encoding ATP-binding protein — translation MTAPTPPGDRPALRTPALALAATAVLSALALGAAVAVAPHAAHDALLWAGSSAAVALCVAVTVAAHARGTARRARRRLASALAEVERLERQRTSAAEETRRDQQRLIDELAAQRAEFSTEQARTEKDGAREADRLRREVLRLSGELEKARRDRAAAVSATSNTAGRMQALATATLADLRAMEERHSDEDVLTDLLHLDHRTAQAGRLADSIAVLTGARSGRRWARPIAMESILRGAMGRIGGYRRVRVHSVSEVAVAGHAAEGVMHALAELLDNATNFSPPTAEVHVYVEEVPAGVIVSVEDSGLVMGDVQLRRAEKAVTGDVSGLGGLTGTRLGLTVVGRLARKYGLKVSFRPSARGGTGVLMLVPQEILTSPAPTAPPAPAPAPEPERPAAPVREVPAPPAEEVGGLPKRRRGRTLAEAERSRSGSRDDTARPAPGADEARVRAARFSSFRNAVRPGTTPEGDAPHTRAGEPRDGGPADTPAVSHPRNEPHTHLEGDTTS, via the coding sequence ATGACCGCGCCCACGCCTCCCGGCGACCGCCCAGCCCTCCGTACGCCCGCCCTCGCCCTGGCCGCGACCGCCGTCCTGTCGGCGCTCGCGCTCGGCGCGGCCGTGGCGGTGGCCCCGCACGCGGCGCACGACGCGCTGCTGTGGGCCGGGAGTTCGGCGGCCGTCGCGCTCTGTGTCGCGGTGACCGTGGCCGCCCACGCCCGGGGCACCGCCCGCCGGGCCCGGCGGCGCCTCGCGAGCGCGCTGGCCGAGGTGGAGCGGCTGGAGCGGCAGCGGACCTCGGCGGCCGAGGAGACGCGCCGGGACCAGCAGCGGCTCATCGACGAACTGGCCGCTCAGCGCGCCGAGTTCAGCACCGAGCAGGCCAGGACCGAGAAGGACGGCGCCCGCGAGGCGGACCGGCTGCGCCGTGAAGTGCTGCGGCTCTCCGGCGAATTGGAGAAGGCCCGGCGCGATCGGGCGGCGGCCGTGTCGGCCACCTCCAACACCGCGGGCCGGATGCAGGCGCTGGCCACGGCCACCCTGGCCGACCTGCGCGCGATGGAGGAGCGGCACAGCGACGAGGACGTGCTCACCGACCTGCTGCACCTGGACCACCGCACCGCGCAGGCGGGCCGGCTGGCGGACTCCATCGCCGTGCTGACCGGGGCGCGTTCGGGGCGGCGCTGGGCGCGGCCGATCGCCATGGAGTCCATCCTGCGCGGGGCCATGGGCCGGATCGGCGGCTACCGCCGGGTGCGGGTGCACTCCGTCAGCGAGGTCGCCGTCGCCGGGCATGCCGCCGAGGGCGTGATGCACGCGCTCGCCGAACTCCTCGACAACGCCACGAACTTCTCCCCGCCCACCGCCGAGGTCCACGTCTACGTGGAGGAGGTCCCGGCCGGGGTCATCGTCTCCGTGGAGGACAGCGGCCTGGTGATGGGTGACGTCCAGCTGCGGCGCGCCGAGAAGGCGGTGACCGGTGACGTCTCCGGACTGGGCGGCCTGACCGGCACCCGGCTCGGGCTCACGGTGGTCGGCCGGCTGGCCCGCAAGTACGGGCTGAAGGTGTCGTTCCGGCCCTCGGCGCGCGGCGGCACCGGTGTGCTGATGCTCGTACCGCAGGAGATCCTCACCAGCCCGGCGCCCACCGCCCCGCCCGCCCCCGCCCCCGCGCCGGAACCCGAGCGCCCGGCCGCCCCGGTGCGCGAGGTCCCCGCGCCGCCCGCCGAGGAGGTGGGCGGCCTGCCCAAGCGGCGTCGCGGCCGCACGCTGGCCGAGGCCGAGCGGTCCCGGTCGGGCTCGCGCGACGACACCGCACGGCCCGCACCCGGCGCCGACGAGGCCAGGGTCCGCGCGGCCCGCTTCAGCAGCTTCCGCAACGCGGTACGCCCCGGCACGACCCCCGAGGGCGACGCACCGCACACCCGGGCCGGGGAACCGCGCGACGGCGGCCCGGCCGACACCCCCGCTGTCTCCCATCCCCGCAACGAACCGCACACGCACCTGGAAGGCGACACCACTTCATGA